One region of Nycticebus coucang isolate mNycCou1 chromosome 10, mNycCou1.pri, whole genome shotgun sequence genomic DNA includes:
- the REN gene encoding renin → MDPWSRMPLWGLLLVFWGSCAISLSPDTSTFRRIFLKKMPSVREKLKERGVDMARLSAEWSQFTKRLSSGNSTSSVVLTNYLDTQYYGEIGIGTPPQTFKVIFDTGSANLWVPSTKCSPLYTACEIHSLYDSSDSSSYIENGTEFTIHYGSGKVKGFLSQDVVTVGGLMVTQVFGEVTELPLVPFMLAKFDGVLGMGFPAQAVGGVTPVFDHILSQRVLKEDVFSVYYSRNSHLLGGEIVLGGSDPQYYQGNFHYVSISKTGSWQIKMKGVSVRSATLLCEDGCMAVVDTGASYISGPTSSLRLLMKALGAQELSTDEYVVNCNQVPALPDISFHLGGRAYTLTSVDYVLQDPYSSNDLCTLALHGLDVPPPTGPIWVLGASFMRKFYTEFDRHNNRVGFALAR, encoded by the exons ATGGACCCATGGAGCAGAATGCCTCTCTGGGGCCTCCTGCTGGTGTTCTGGGGCTCCTGCGCCATCAGTCTCTCCCCTGATACCAGCACCTTCAGACG gatcttcctcaagaaaatgcccTCAGTCCGGGAAAAGCTGAAAGAGCGAGGTGTGGACATGGCCAGGCTTAGTGCCGAGTGGAGCCAGTTCACCAAGAGGCTCTCCTCCGGCAACAGCACTTCCTCTGTGGTCCTCACCAACTACCTGGAT ACCCAGTACTATGGTGAAATTGGCATTGGCACCCCACCCCAGACGTTCAAAGTCATCTTTGACACAGGTTCAGCTAACCTTTGGGTGCCCTCCACCAAGTGCAGCCCTCTCTACACTGCCTGTG AGATTCACAGCCTCTACGACTCCTCAGACTCCTCCAGCTACATTGAGAATGGGACGGAATTCACCATCCACTACGGATCAGGGAAGGTCAAAGGCTTTCTAAGCCAGGATGTGGTAACT GTGGGTGGACTCATGGTGACTCAGGTGTTTGGCGAAGTCACTGAGCTGCCTCTGGTACCCTTCATGTTGGCCAAGTTTGATGGGGTTCTAGGCATGGGCTTCCCTGCTCAGGCCGTCGGTGGGGTCACCCCTGTCTTTGACCACATCCTCTCCCAACGGGTGCTAAAAGAGGACGTCTTCTCTGTCTACTACAGCAG GAATTCCCACTTGCTTGGTGGAGAGATTGTGCTTGGAGGCAGCGACCCCCAGTATTACCAAGGGAATTTCCACTACGTGAGCATCAGCAAGACTGGCTCTTGGCAGATCAAAATGAAAGG GGTGTCTGTGAGATCAGCCACCTTGCTCTGCGAGGACGGCTGTATGGCAGTGGTGGACACAGGTGCATCCTACATCTCGGGTCCCACCAGCTCCCTGAGGCTGCTTATGAAGGCCCTGGGGGCCCAGGAACTGAGCACAGATGAA TATGTCGTGAACTGTAACCAAGTACCCGCACTCCCTGACATCTCCTTCCACCTGGGAGGCAGAGCCTACACGCTTACCAGTGTGGACTACGTATTACAG GACCCCTACAGTAGTAATGATCTGTGCACACTGGCCCTCCATGGCCTGGATGTCCCACCACCCACTGGGCCCATCTGGGTCCTGGGCGCCAGCTTCATGCGCAAGTTCTATACAGAGTTTGATCGGCATAACAATCGCGTTGGCTTCGCCTTGGCCCGCTGA